From a region of the Clupea harengus chromosome 9, Ch_v2.0.2, whole genome shotgun sequence genome:
- the LOC105896306 gene encoding olfactory receptor 52B2-like: MLIIFISIQFLNKQKIRIIIALIESTAVWPKVLQNLLSDTQTSSYEGCLCQVFIVSVYATGTYSILTVMAYDRYVSIINPLRYHTIMTPQKVKQLLAVSNLVPIFSVSGQLCLTSRVPLCSNTIPRFYCENISVSKLSCVSSQWHRMSTLYGVSVFVISAVFIVFFVLFSYIRIIAVSIKASKDSQRKAISTCAPHLIIFMNFSLVALFTIIYNHFTRNVSTNVQIFFGFQFSLISALLHPVIYGIKTKDIRECSLYIHVSEIACTYIQMLEELTDDHLLRYTDHLNAVKTDMEIFFSLDVPDWVVPNGCVQKRVHNPGETRFWSK; the protein is encoded by the exons ATGTTGATTATATTTATTTCCATTCAGTTCCTTAATAAACAAA AAATCAGAATCATCATTGCGCTTATTGAAAGCACTGCAGTTTGGCCCAAAGTGCTACAAAACCTTCTGTCTGACACTCAGACAAGTTCCTATGAGGGGTGTTTGTGTCAGGTGTTTATAGTTAGTGTTTATGCTACTGGTACTTATTCTATTCTAACTGTGATGGCCTATGACCGTTATGTCTCTATAATCAACCCTTTACGGTATCATACAATAATGACACCACAGAAAGTGAAACAGCTGTTGGCCGTGAGCAACCTTGTTCCCATATTCTCTGTGTCTGGTCAGCTATGTCTGACATCACGAGTGCCTTTATGCAGTAACACTATTCCTAGGTTTTACTGTGAAAATATTTCCGTTTCTAAACTGTCATGTGTATCAAGTCAATGGCATCGCATGAGTACACtgtatggtgtttctgtgtttgtaatctcagctgtttttattgtgttttttgtgctATTTTCATATATCAGAATCATTGCCGTAAGCATAAAGGCCTCTAAAGATTCACAACGTAAAGCCATTTCCACTTGTGCTCCTCACCTTATCATTTTTATGAATTTTTCTTTGGTTGCTCTTTTTACAATTATTTATAACCATTTCACACGCAATGTATCAACAAATGTTCAGATCTTTTTCGGCTTTCAGTTTAGTCTAATTTCAGCTCTTCTACATCCCGTTATTTATGGGATCAAAACCAAGGATATTCGGgaat GCAGCCTATACATCCATGTCAGTGAAATAGCCTGTACCTACATTCAGATGTTGGAAGAGCTGACAGATGACCACCTGCTGCGTTACACCGACCACCTGAATGCAGTCAAGACGGACATGGAGATCTTCTTCTCCTTAGATGTCCCTGACTGGGTGGTTCCAAATGGATGTGTCCAGAAGCGAGTCCACAATCCAGGAGAGACTCGTTTCTGGTCAAAATGA
- the LOC105896308 gene encoding olfactory receptor 1F12-like — protein MNHSFDITLIFTAYQSIGPQKYVYFTIISALYIASVFANMFLMLVIIWESRLHQPMFIFLFNLTCIGLFGSTAVWPKVLQNLLSDTQTSSYEGCLCQVFIVSVYATGTYSILTVMAYDRYVSIINPLRYHTIMTPQKVKQLLAVSNLVPIFSVSGQVCLTSRVPLCRRSIHKFYCENISVSKLSCVTNSLYRASSLYGVCVFVLSVVFIAFFVLLSYIRIITVSLKASADSQKKAISTCAPHLIVFINFSMSSLFSIIYNQFVFVSEDMHMFLSVQFVLVPPLLHPIIYGIKNTEIRKYLIRNTRAVLS, from the coding sequence ATGAATCACTCATTTGATATCACTCTGATTTTTACTGCATACCAATCTATTGGCCCCCAAAAGTATGTATATTTTACCATTATTTCAGCACTCTACATTGCCTCAGTATTTGCTAACATGTTCCTAATGCTTGTTATCATCTGGGAGTCAAGACTTCATCAGCCTATGTTCATATTCCTGTTTAATCTGACCTGTATTGGACTGTTTGGAAGCACTGCAGTTTGGCCCAAAGTGCTACAAAATCTTCTGTCTGACACTCAGACAAGTTCCTATGAGGGGTGTTTGTGTCAGGTGTTTATAGTTAGTGTTTATGCTACTGGTACTTATTCTATTCTAACTGTGATGGCCTACGACCGTTATGTCTCTATAATCAACCCTTTACGGTATCATACAATAATGACACCACAGAAAGTGAAACAGCTGTTGGCCGTGAGCAACCTTGTTCCCATATTCTCTGTGTCTGGTCAGGTATGTCTGACATCACGAGTGCCTTTATGCAGACGAAGCATCCATAAGTTTTATTGTGAAAATATCTCCGTCTCCAAACTGTCATGTGTCACCAACTCACTGTATCGGGCCAGTAGCTtatatggtgtctgtgtgtttgtactctcTGTTGTTTTCATTGCATTTTTTGTGCTGCTCTCGTACATTAGAATAATTACTGTAAGTTTGAAAGCATCAGCTGATTCCCAGAAGAAGGCCATTTCGACCTGTGCTCCTCACCTGATTGTTTTCATCAATTTCTCCATGAGCTCGCTGTTCTCCATCATTTACaatcagtttgtttttgtgtcagagGACATGCACATGTTTCTCTCCGTCCAGTTTGTTCTGGTTCCACCTCTTTTACACCCAATCATTTATGGcatcaaaaacacagaaatcaGGAAATACCTGATCAGAAATACGAGAGCAGTTTTGTCATAA
- the LOC105896305 gene encoding olfactory receptor 1020-like, which translates to MNGSSVIFTFTAYKEIGPAKDVIFTILFFIYLATVVANTALMILIYVDRSLHKPMYIFLFSLIFDGLIGSTAAWPKVMGHLATDIHSASYEACLVQTFFITSYGGCIYSMLTVMAYDRYVSIFQPLLYHTIMTPHKVRVLLVVANLLPVGLVLGQICLTSGIPLCRYSIHKIFCDNLSVSNLGCSQSTHTLVTNLYGICTVVFIIVLPILLILLSYLKIFVLSSRLSADARKKAFATCTPHLLVFLNISLSLLFAVIYNRITYYVPIEVNIFLSSHFILVPPLFHPIIYGMKNHDIRKSLSKILRSGSVVTGCLTQPKKSTVFVFS; encoded by the coding sequence ATGAATGGATCATCCGTCATTTTCACTTTCACAGCTTATAAGGAGATTGGACCAGCCAAAGATGTAATCTTTACCATCCTATTCTTCATTTATCTCGCCACTGTAGTAGCCAACACCGCCCTCATGATTTTAATCTATGTGGACAGGTCGCTCCATAAACCAATGTACATATTTTTGTTTAGCTTGATATTTGATGGTTTGATTGGTAGCACAGCAGCTTGGCCAAAGGTCATGGGCCACCTTGCGACTGATATTCACTCAGCCTCGTATGAAGCCTGCCTTGTTCAGACTTTTTTCATCACTTCCTATGGAGGTTGTATTTACAGTATGCTAACTGTCATGGCCTATGACAGGTATGTGTCCATTTTCCAACCTCTGCTTTACCACACCATAATGACCCCACACAAGGTGAGGGTGCTCTTGGTTGTGGCTAACCTCCTCCCTGTCGGACTGGTGTTGGGTCAGATATGCCTGACATCTGGGATCCCTTTGTGCCGGTACAGCATTCATAAAATATTCTGTGATAATTTATCTGTGTCTAATCTGGGCTGTAGTCAGAGCACTCACACTCTTGTGACCAATCTCTATGGTATATGTACTGTTGTTTTCATAATCGTGCTCCCGATACTACTGATCCTACTGTCGTATCTTAAAATCTTTGTGCTGAGTTCAAGGTTATCAGCAGACGCACGAAAAAAAGCCTTTGCCACATGTACTCCGCATTTACTTGTTTTTCTGAATATTTCCTTGTCTTTGTTGTTTGCTGTCATTTACAATCGCATAACTTACTATGTACCAATAGAGGTTAATATATTTTTATCATCCCATTTTATTCTTGTACCTCCACTATTTCACCCCATTATATATGGTATGAAAAACCACGACATTAGAAAAAGCCTTTCAAAAATTCTGAGATCTGGGTCTGTAGTCACTGGTTGTCTGACACAACCTAAGAAATCAACTGTTTTTGTGTTCTCATAG